The following are from one region of the Veillonella nakazawae genome:
- the rplU gene encoding 50S ribosomal protein L21 yields the protein MYAIIKTGGKQYRVAEGDVITIEKLEAAANESVTFEEVLTVVNDGDVKVGAPLVNGAKVTGTVLEHGKGKKILVFKYKAKSNYRRRQGHRQPFTKVRIESIQA from the coding sequence ATGTACGCAATTATTAAAACTGGTGGTAAACAATATCGCGTTGCTGAAGGCGATGTAATTACTATCGAAAAATTGGAAGCAGCTGCTAACGAGTCCGTTACATTCGAAGAAGTTTTGACTGTAGTGAATGACGGCGACGTTAAAGTTGGCGCTCCTCTTGTAAACGGTGCAAAAGTTACAGGTACAGTTCTTGAGCATGGTAAAGGTAAAAAAATCTTAGTATTCAAATACAAAGCTAAATCCAACTACCGTCGTCGTCAAGGCCATCGTCAACCGTTCACAAAAGTTCGTATTGAATCTATCCAAGCTTAA
- a CDS encoding MBL fold metallo-hydrolase, translated as MSEQQLVLMRMPLGPLGTNCYVIGDKAVGEAFIIDPATPEVLDALKKHDLKPKAILLTHGHGDHIGGVQDIVDAYQVPVYIHKGDVPYLSDPELNLSAYSNPTPIKVKAEIIEVKQGDHITCGAINLEVLETPGHTPGGVCYYMEGLVFVGDTLFRDSVGRTDFPNGSYETLMESIKTQLYKLPDNIMVYPGHGPETNIGYEKQYNPFVGA; from the coding sequence ATGAGTGAACAACAATTAGTGCTTATGCGCATGCCTTTAGGTCCACTAGGAACAAATTGCTATGTCATAGGCGATAAAGCTGTTGGTGAGGCTTTCATCATTGACCCTGCCACACCGGAAGTATTAGATGCGCTAAAGAAACATGACTTGAAGCCCAAAGCTATTTTGCTAACCCATGGTCATGGTGACCATATTGGGGGCGTTCAAGACATTGTAGATGCCTATCAAGTGCCTGTATATATTCATAAGGGTGATGTGCCGTATTTGTCAGATCCTGAACTCAATCTCAGTGCTTATAGCAATCCTACACCGATTAAGGTGAAGGCAGAGATCATCGAGGTTAAGCAAGGTGACCATATTACATGTGGCGCTATTAACCTTGAAGTACTTGAAACGCCAGGTCATACGCCAGGTGGGGTATGTTATTATATGGAAGGCCTTGTATTTGTAGGCGATACACTATTTAGAGATTCTGTGGGACGTACGGATTTTCCAAATGGCTCTTATGAGACGTTAATGGAATCCATTAAAACGCAGCTCTATAAGTTGCCTGATAATATTATGGTGTATCCTGGTCATGGGCCGGAAACAAATATAGGTTATGAAAAACAATACAATCCATTTGTTGGAGCGTAG
- a CDS encoding manganese efflux pump MntP family protein has protein sequence MSVFEIILISIGLAMDAFGVSIGKGLSMPVGENGRKVTLVFLFGLFQFLMPVIGWLIGRQFIDVISEWDHWIIFGLLGYLGVAMIREGLSDDDEDDDKQYLGAWEMIMLSVATSLDAMAVGLTFAFLPINVWEASTMIGVITFGISLIGVYLGKFMGQFVGKYADILGGGVLILIGTKILLQHLGIIGEF, from the coding sequence GTGTCTGTATTTGAAATTATATTAATTAGTATTGGTCTAGCCATGGATGCCTTTGGTGTATCGATTGGTAAAGGTTTATCAATGCCGGTAGGTGAAAATGGCCGAAAGGTTACATTGGTATTCTTATTTGGGTTATTCCAGTTTCTCATGCCAGTTATAGGATGGCTTATTGGTCGCCAGTTTATCGATGTCATATCTGAATGGGATCATTGGATTATCTTCGGTCTTCTCGGCTATTTAGGTGTTGCTATGATACGAGAAGGCCTCAGTGATGACGATGAAGATGATGATAAACAGTATTTAGGTGCTTGGGAAATGATTATGCTATCTGTGGCAACTAGCCTTGATGCGATGGCGGTTGGTTTAACCTTTGCTTTTCTACCTATTAATGTATGGGAAGCCTCTACTATGATAGGGGTAATTACCTTTGGTATTTCTCTTATTGGTGTGTACCTAGGCAAATTTATGGGCCAGTTCGTGGGAAAATATGCAGACATACTAGGTGGGGGTGTATTGATTCTCATCGGTACAAAAATACTTTTACAACACCTCGGTATTATTGGAGAATTTTAA
- a CDS encoding ABC transporter permease, which produces MSQFQTISTTSLCLASVLVIISMLMSYRQELKLEKDIFISAVRATVQLLIIGFILSYIFSTESPIFIIGLLGFMAINAAYNSSKRGKGIPYALWISWFAITVGASITLTILLLTGVLTFTAYQVIPVGGMVISGAMVAIGLCYRQMLSNFELRKQEVEIKLALGSTPKQASKAIVRDVIKTGLQPTVDSAKTLGIVALPGMMTGLILAGMPPLEAVKYQMIVTFMSLSTISIACFITCQLSYRTFFNTRNQLYK; this is translated from the coding sequence ATGAGTCAGTTTCAAACTATTTCTACTACTTCCTTATGTCTTGCGTCTGTACTAGTGATTATCAGTATGCTGATGTCCTATCGACAAGAGTTGAAGCTAGAGAAGGATATCTTTATAAGTGCTGTGAGAGCTACTGTACAGCTATTAATTATCGGCTTTATTTTATCGTATATTTTTAGCACGGAAAGCCCTATATTTATAATTGGGCTATTAGGCTTTATGGCTATAAATGCAGCCTATAATTCTTCTAAGCGCGGAAAGGGAATTCCTTATGCTCTATGGATTTCTTGGTTTGCTATAACTGTAGGTGCAAGTATTACTTTAACGATTCTACTTTTAACGGGCGTGCTTACCTTTACTGCTTATCAAGTGATTCCTGTTGGTGGTATGGTCATTAGTGGTGCTATGGTAGCGATTGGGCTTTGTTATCGCCAAATGCTATCAAATTTTGAATTGCGTAAACAAGAGGTGGAAATTAAATTAGCCTTGGGTAGTACACCTAAACAAGCTTCGAAAGCGATAGTACGCGATGTTATAAAGACGGGTCTACAACCTACTGTAGATAGTGCCAAGACATTAGGTATCGTAGCGCTGCCGGGGATGATGACAGGCCTTATATTGGCGGGCATGCCTCCTTTAGAAGCTGTAAAATATCAAATGATCGTTACATTTATGTCGTTATCCACTATATCAATTGCTTGTTTTATTACGTGCCAGTTGTCTTATAGGACATTTTTTAATACTAGAAATCAATTATATAAGTAA
- the hydG gene encoding [FeFe] hydrogenase H-cluster radical SAM maturase HydG yields the protein MYDVKSPKAEEFISHQEILDTLAYAEENKENRELLDAILAKAATFKGLNHREAAVLLECPLPEYKEKLYALAKEIKKAIYGDRIVLFAPLYLSNYCINGCVYCPYHSKNRDIKRKKLTQDQIREEVIALEAMGHKRIVIESGEDPLNNPLEYILESIKTIYGIKNKNGEIRRVNVNIAACSVEDYKKLHEAGIGTYTLFQETYNKENYEALHPTGPKSDYAYHTEAMDRAMQGGIDDVGIGVLYGLEHYKYDFVGLLMHAEHLEAVFGVGPHTISVPRICPADDIDVDDFSNAVPDDIFEKIVALIRVSTPYTGMIMSTRESQSMRERGLALGISQISGGSRTSVGGYKEEEKPEDNSAQFDRSDTRTLDEIVDWLLDLGYVPSFCTACYRAGRTGDRFMALAKSGQIHNCCQPNALMTLNEYIMDYGDEKTKAHGAKVIEQQLENIKNDLVKDKAKAYIAQMKDGERDFRF from the coding sequence ATGTATGATGTAAAATCTCCAAAGGCGGAGGAATTTATTTCCCATCAGGAAATCCTTGACACCCTTGCCTATGCAGAGGAAAACAAGGAAAATCGGGAGTTGTTAGATGCTATTTTAGCAAAAGCTGCTACATTTAAGGGGTTAAACCATAGAGAAGCAGCTGTTCTATTAGAATGTCCGTTGCCTGAATATAAGGAAAAGCTTTATGCGTTAGCTAAAGAAATCAAGAAAGCTATTTACGGCGATCGTATCGTTCTATTTGCACCATTATACTTGTCTAACTATTGTATTAATGGTTGTGTATACTGTCCGTATCATTCTAAAAATCGCGATATTAAACGTAAAAAGTTGACTCAAGACCAAATTAGAGAAGAGGTTATTGCCTTAGAAGCAATGGGGCATAAGCGCATTGTTATTGAGTCTGGTGAAGATCCTCTTAATAATCCTCTTGAATATATTTTGGAATCTATCAAGACTATTTACGGTATTAAAAATAAAAATGGCGAAATTCGCCGTGTAAACGTAAATATTGCAGCTTGTTCCGTTGAGGATTACAAGAAATTACATGAAGCTGGCATTGGTACATATACATTATTCCAAGAAACGTACAATAAAGAAAACTACGAAGCACTTCATCCAACAGGCCCTAAGAGCGACTACGCCTACCATACAGAGGCGATGGACCGCGCTATGCAAGGTGGCATTGATGATGTAGGCATCGGTGTTCTTTATGGCTTAGAACATTATAAATATGATTTTGTAGGTTTGTTGATGCATGCAGAGCATTTAGAAGCAGTATTTGGTGTAGGTCCACATACAATTTCTGTACCTCGTATTTGTCCAGCTGATGATATCGATGTAGATGATTTCAGTAATGCTGTACCTGACGATATATTTGAGAAAATCGTTGCTCTTATTCGTGTATCCACACCGTATACAGGTATGATTATGTCTACCCGTGAAAGTCAATCCATGCGTGAACGCGGTTTGGCATTAGGTATCTCCCAAATTAGTGGTGGCTCTCGTACTAGCGTAGGTGGTTACAAAGAAGAAGAGAAACCAGAAGATAATTCGGCTCAATTTGATCGCAGTGACACACGTACATTAGATGAAATCGTAGATTGGTTACTAGATCTTGGATATGTGCCTAGTTTCTGTACTGCATGCTATCGAGCAGGTAGAACAGGGGACAGATTTATGGCCCTCGCTAAATCCGGCCAAATCCATAACTGTTGCCAACCTAATGCATTGATGACATTAAACGAATACATCATGGATTATGGTGACGAAAAAACTAAAGCTCATGGCGCTAAGGTTATTGAACAACAGTTAGAAAATATCAAAAATGATTTAGTTAAAGATAAAGCTAAAGCTTATATTGCACAGATGAAAGACGGCGAACGAGACTTCCGGTTCTAA
- a CDS encoding RelA/SpoT family protein, protein MTTVNEEGKALVEQSTFDKGKALAEFMEYIHTYLTDDECNQVLKAFELADKAHEGQLRASGEPYIMHPLAVADILAHLQIDHITLMAALMHDVVEDTSYSKEDLEEMFGSEVAFLVDGVTKLNQFQYETKEDRQMENYRKMILAMAKDVRVVVIKLGDRLHNMRTLKHMRSDKQKRIAKETLEIFAPLAHRLGIFNVKWELEDLSFRYLEPEKYYDLVDQMKQKRQAREDIVNDTMSQLTKALGEAHIKADIKGRPKHFYSIYKKMKKDNRDLSQIYDLLAVRVIVDTIPDCYAVLGIAHSLWKPLPYRFKDYISMPKSNMYQSLHTTVIGTMGQPVEIQIRTWEMHRVSEYGVAAHWRYKEGNKNGDKDFDQKVAWLRQVLEWQDTSNPTELVNALKLDVFSGEVFVFTPKGDVVKLPIGSVPLDFAYRVHTDVGHRCVGAKVNGKIVPLDYTLQNGDIVDIITSKTGRPSLDWLNIVGSSESKSKIRNWFKRENKAENIEKGLEALEKEAKRLNYSWKELIADNRLQQVTKQLKAGIEDEMFAACGYGGIPVSTVLLRLIELYKKSKEAEESKHSTEQIIEKLKAQGPKTTKNGTGVLVKGEAGVMVRMAKCCSPVPGDDIIGYITRGRGVSIHRSDCTSLGHTPEDLERMIEVSWDGSSGESFHVGIDIQAYDRNGLLMEVMAVLSELKITITNINAKVQEDTKTVSINVVVDIRDISQLDFVMTKLRRIREVYTVQRSRGGA, encoded by the coding sequence ATGACAACTGTAAATGAAGAAGGCAAAGCTTTAGTAGAACAAAGCACTTTTGATAAAGGAAAAGCTTTAGCTGAATTTATGGAGTATATCCATACCTATTTAACAGATGATGAGTGTAACCAAGTATTAAAGGCTTTTGAGCTTGCAGATAAGGCTCACGAAGGTCAGCTTAGAGCTTCTGGTGAACCGTATATCATGCATCCACTAGCAGTAGCTGATATTTTGGCACACTTACAAATTGACCATATCACACTTATGGCAGCACTCATGCATGATGTGGTTGAGGATACATCATATTCAAAGGAAGACTTAGAGGAAATGTTTGGCTCTGAAGTGGCATTCCTTGTCGATGGTGTAACGAAATTAAACCAATTCCAATATGAAACAAAAGAAGATCGGCAAATGGAAAATTATCGGAAGATGATTTTAGCCATGGCGAAGGATGTGCGTGTCGTTGTTATTAAACTAGGTGACCGCCTACATAATATGCGTACCTTAAAGCATATGCGTAGCGACAAACAAAAACGCATTGCAAAGGAAACATTAGAAATCTTTGCTCCTTTGGCACATCGTCTTGGTATCTTCAATGTGAAATGGGAGCTGGAAGATTTATCATTCCGGTATTTAGAACCAGAAAAATACTATGATCTTGTAGATCAAATGAAACAAAAACGCCAAGCTCGTGAAGACATTGTAAATGATACGATGAGTCAACTCACTAAGGCTTTAGGCGAAGCTCATATTAAGGCGGATATCAAAGGTCGTCCAAAACATTTCTACAGTATTTACAAGAAGATGAAAAAGGACAATCGCGATTTATCTCAAATCTATGATTTGCTTGCAGTTCGCGTTATCGTTGATACAATTCCTGATTGTTACGCGGTATTAGGCATTGCTCATAGCTTGTGGAAACCATTGCCATATCGTTTCAAAGATTATATTTCCATGCCGAAATCTAATATGTATCAATCGTTACATACTACGGTTATCGGTACCATGGGGCAACCTGTAGAAATTCAAATCCGTACATGGGAAATGCACCGCGTATCTGAATACGGTGTTGCAGCGCATTGGCGTTATAAAGAAGGCAATAAAAATGGCGATAAGGATTTCGACCAAAAGGTTGCGTGGTTGCGCCAAGTATTGGAATGGCAAGATACAAGTAATCCAACAGAGCTTGTAAACGCTTTAAAATTAGACGTATTCTCCGGTGAAGTATTCGTATTTACACCAAAAGGCGATGTTGTTAAATTGCCGATAGGTTCTGTTCCACTAGATTTCGCATATCGTGTTCATACCGATGTAGGGCATAGATGCGTAGGTGCCAAGGTAAATGGTAAAATTGTACCGCTCGATTACACCTTGCAAAATGGTGATATCGTAGATATCATTACATCTAAAACAGGTCGTCCGAGCCTTGATTGGCTTAATATCGTAGGTTCTTCTGAAAGTAAGAGCAAAATACGCAACTGGTTCAAGCGTGAAAATAAAGCTGAAAATATTGAAAAAGGCTTAGAAGCGCTCGAAAAAGAAGCAAAACGATTAAATTATAGCTGGAAAGAATTGATTGCAGATAATCGACTTCAACAGGTTACGAAACAGCTCAAAGCAGGTATAGAAGATGAAATGTTTGCCGCTTGCGGTTATGGTGGTATCCCTGTAAGCACGGTTCTATTGCGGTTAATTGAACTTTATAAAAAATCTAAAGAAGCAGAAGAGTCTAAACACAGCACTGAACAAATCATTGAGAAACTAAAAGCTCAAGGTCCAAAAACGACCAAGAATGGTACAGGCGTTCTTGTAAAAGGCGAAGCTGGTGTTATGGTGCGTATGGCGAAATGCTGTAGCCCTGTACCTGGTGATGATATCATCGGTTATATCACGCGTGGTCGTGGGGTATCCATCCATCGCTCCGATTGTACGAGTCTTGGACATACGCCAGAAGATTTAGAGCGTATGATTGAGGTCTCCTGGGATGGTTCTTCTGGTGAATCTTTCCACGTAGGCATCGATATCCAAGCTTATGATCGAAATGGTCTGTTGATGGAGGTTATGGCTGTACTTTCAGAATTGAAAATCACTATTACAAACATCAATGCAAAGGTTCAAGAAGATACTAAAACCGTAAGTATCAATGTAGTTGTTGATATCCGAGATATTTCACAACTTGATTTTGTTATGACTAAGTTGCGCCGTATTCGTGAAGTGTATACGGTACAACGTAGTAGAGGAGGGGCTTAA
- the recJ gene encoding single-stranded-DNA-specific exonuclease RecJ: protein MIKKKRWRISTSDKEQENILIRELGVNPIVAKLMVNRHIDVDEGRRFLQGSLSDLLDPFALKDMDVAVSLVQETIEKHKPIVIYGDYDVDGITATSVLYRFLKKLGADVTYYIPERQSEGYGLNLEALEHLIEQGTALVITVDCGISSYDIVEAVRDRIDMIITDHHTAPDMIPRAKAVINHKQKDCHYKDKNLSGVGVAFKLCQALWLTKTGEWYLDDLDIVALGTVADVVPLVGENRIIVKAGLEKMNSHPNLGIKKLVDVAGLHERTITSGHIGFTLAPRLNAAGRVTHATRAVELLVTNNADMAEAIAEELNETNRERQELERNIHELARIDVANQGHKADYVTVVAGEDWHPGVIGIVASRLVEEFYKPTLVISIHDGIGKGSCRSIDGFNIYDALKSCEDVLLQFGGHAAAAGFSIDANRIDELRDRLTAYCKAHVTAEEYIPVVAIDAELPVDDIDVDIIDRVSALEPYGMANSTPVFAVMEATVQDIMLMGQLKNHCKVILETSSGTLDAIAWNRPDLFKTIFIGTVVKVAFSLQKNEWQGMVSPQLMIQAIEPLTEEPITLSTEGLRQMYVIVKQAMRGRSQSVYNVEQEILRRKPADQNNRSALTSLDVFKELGIIEEYTSDDGQLMLRWNAIEGKLDLVTSVTFLTYSV from the coding sequence ATGATTAAGAAAAAACGTTGGCGCATTTCCACAAGCGACAAAGAACAAGAGAATATCTTAATCCGTGAACTTGGTGTGAACCCTATTGTGGCAAAATTAATGGTTAATCGTCACATAGATGTTGATGAAGGGCGTCGGTTTTTACAAGGCTCTTTGTCTGATTTGTTAGATCCATTCGCATTAAAAGATATGGATGTGGCTGTTTCGCTAGTTCAGGAGACAATTGAAAAACATAAACCAATCGTTATTTATGGTGATTATGATGTAGATGGCATTACTGCAACATCTGTTCTATATCGTTTTTTAAAGAAACTAGGTGCTGATGTTACCTATTACATACCAGAGCGTCAAAGTGAAGGGTATGGCCTCAATTTAGAGGCTTTAGAGCATCTTATAGAGCAAGGGACAGCTCTAGTAATTACCGTGGATTGTGGTATTAGCTCTTACGATATTGTTGAGGCTGTACGTGACCGTATCGATATGATTATTACGGATCATCATACGGCACCAGATATGATTCCACGAGCAAAGGCTGTTATTAACCACAAGCAAAAGGACTGTCACTACAAGGATAAGAATTTATCCGGTGTTGGGGTTGCTTTTAAATTATGCCAAGCATTGTGGCTTACAAAGACTGGTGAATGGTATTTAGATGATTTAGATATCGTTGCATTAGGTACTGTGGCGGACGTTGTGCCGTTAGTCGGTGAGAACCGCATCATCGTAAAAGCAGGCCTTGAAAAGATGAATAGTCATCCAAATCTAGGAATTAAAAAACTAGTCGATGTAGCAGGTCTCCATGAACGAACTATAACATCTGGACATATTGGTTTCACCTTAGCCCCACGGCTCAATGCAGCAGGTCGCGTAACCCATGCAACACGTGCTGTTGAGTTGCTAGTTACTAATAATGCTGATATGGCTGAAGCGATTGCTGAAGAATTAAATGAAACAAATCGTGAGCGTCAAGAACTAGAGAGAAATATTCACGAACTAGCTCGTATCGATGTGGCTAACCAAGGCCATAAGGCAGACTATGTAACCGTTGTAGCCGGTGAAGACTGGCACCCTGGTGTTATCGGTATTGTGGCTTCTCGCTTGGTTGAGGAGTTTTATAAGCCGACTTTGGTTATTAGTATCCACGATGGCATTGGCAAAGGCTCCTGTCGTAGTATCGATGGTTTTAATATCTACGATGCACTGAAGTCTTGCGAAGATGTGTTATTACAATTCGGTGGCCATGCTGCAGCAGCAGGCTTCAGTATTGATGCAAATCGTATAGATGAATTGCGAGACCGTTTGACTGCGTATTGTAAGGCGCATGTAACAGCAGAGGAATATATTCCTGTTGTTGCTATTGATGCGGAACTACCCGTTGATGATATCGATGTAGATATTATTGACCGCGTATCAGCCCTTGAGCCATATGGTATGGCCAATAGTACGCCGGTCTTTGCCGTTATGGAAGCAACCGTACAAGATATAATGCTTATGGGACAATTGAAAAATCACTGCAAGGTGATTTTAGAAACCTCTAGTGGCACATTGGATGCCATTGCTTGGAATCGTCCCGATTTATTTAAAACTATATTCATTGGAACTGTGGTGAAAGTAGCATTTTCATTGCAAAAGAATGAATGGCAAGGGATGGTTTCTCCGCAGCTTATGATCCAAGCTATTGAACCGCTCACTGAAGAGCCGATTACACTTTCCACGGAAGGTCTTAGACAAATGTATGTCATAGTAAAACAAGCTATGCGTGGTCGTAGTCAATCGGTTTATAATGTGGAACAAGAAATTTTGCGCCGTAAGCCGGCAGATCAAAATAATCGCAGTGCCCTTACATCCTTAGATGTATTTAAGGAGTTGGGCATCATAGAAGAATATACCAGTGATGATGGTCAATTAATGCTAAGATGGAATGCCATTGAAGGAAAATTAGATCTTGTCACGTCCGTAACATTTCTTACCTATAGTGTATAG
- a CDS encoding ribosomal-processing cysteine protease Prp, producing the protein MVSIRIQRNSEDQVIGCHLSGHAGYDEHGFDIVCAAVSALTATAMLGLTQIAQQEGEYTNSEGRCDMVLSGTINQSGQDILGTMLLGLEEISRQYPEFVQIHEI; encoded by the coding sequence ATGGTTTCCATTAGAATCCAGCGGAATAGTGAAGATCAAGTCATTGGTTGTCACCTATCCGGTCATGCAGGATATGATGAGCATGGCTTCGATATCGTATGTGCTGCAGTGTCTGCTTTAACGGCAACGGCAATGTTAGGACTTACCCAGATTGCTCAACAAGAAGGGGAATATACGAATAGCGAAGGTCGATGTGATATGGTTCTCTCTGGGACGATTAACCAGAGTGGACAGGATATTCTGGGGACTATGCTTCTCGGTCTAGAGGAAATTAGCCGTCAATATCCAGAGTTTGTCCAAATACACGAAATATAG
- a CDS encoding ABC transporter ATP-binding protein, which translates to MALLELSNISYIVKDKSIIRDVSLSVNQGDYITIVGPSGSGKSTLLKLCSDLISPTSGTITYNDRPLTAIDPESYRREVGYCFQRPYLFAKTVHRNILFPYDIRGLKPDMSRIEYLFDLLHMPLNYMERRNDELSGGEMQRICLIRSLIFEPKVLLLDEVTSALDTTNTSIVENVIDELHKKGITIISITHNEEQSLRTANRRITIVDGQLAKEEVLI; encoded by the coding sequence ATGGCACTGCTTGAATTATCTAATATATCTTATATTGTAAAAGACAAATCTATTATCCGTGATGTATCTTTATCGGTAAATCAAGGCGATTATATTACTATTGTAGGCCCTTCTGGAAGTGGTAAGAGTACACTTTTAAAATTATGTAGTGATCTGATTAGTCCTACATCGGGAACTATTACTTATAATGATCGTCCCTTAACGGCTATAGATCCTGAATCTTATCGTAGAGAGGTGGGCTACTGCTTTCAAAGACCTTATTTGTTTGCGAAAACAGTACATCGTAATATTCTATTTCCTTATGATATTCGCGGTTTAAAACCGGATATGAGTCGTATAGAATATCTCTTTGATCTACTACATATGCCACTAAATTATATGGAGCGCCGTAATGATGAGTTGTCTGGCGGTGAAATGCAACGAATATGCCTCATTCGGAGCCTTATTTTTGAGCCTAAAGTGTTGCTTTTAGACGAGGTTACGTCTGCCTTAGATACGACGAATACATCTATTGTAGAAAATGTTATTGATGAGCTTCATAAAAAGGGAATCACCATTATCTCCATTACTCATAATGAAGAGCAAAGCTTGCGTACCGCAAATCGCCGCATCACTATCGTAGACGGTCAATTAGCTAAAGAGGAGGTATTGATATGA
- the rpmA gene encoding 50S ribosomal protein L27 — MFTFDLQLFAHKKGVSSTRNGRDSESKRLGVKCHDGSIVKSGNIIVRQRGTHFHPGTNVGIGKDDTLFALVPGKVAFERAGRYNRKVSVYPVEA, encoded by the coding sequence ATGTTTACTTTTGATTTGCAATTGTTCGCACATAAAAAAGGTGTGTCCAGTACTCGTAATGGTCGTGACAGTGAATCTAAACGTCTTGGTGTTAAATGCCATGATGGTTCCATCGTAAAGAGCGGTAATATCATCGTTCGTCAACGTGGTACTCACTTCCACCCTGGTACTAACGTAGGTATCGGTAAAGATGACACTTTATTCGCACTTGTGCCTGGTAAAGTAGCATTCGAACGTGCTGGTCGTTACAACCGTAAAGTTAGCGTATACCCTGTAGAAGCTTAA
- a CDS encoding Fur family transcriptional regulator has product MNTTLEKLKERIKDKKYKLTTQRQTILQAFIDADENHLSAEDVYVLVKEVAPDIGLATIYRTLDLFTELDLLKRLDFGDGRNRYELNDEEFAHFHHHLICVKCGKVSEFEDDMLETLESIIAKKLNFRTIDHQLKVYGYCSDCQNHMTEAELDKLERMAHHHA; this is encoded by the coding sequence ATGAATACAACATTAGAAAAATTAAAAGAACGCATTAAAGACAAAAAATACAAATTGACTACACAACGTCAAACAATTTTACAAGCCTTCATCGATGCTGATGAAAATCATTTAAGTGCAGAAGACGTATATGTACTTGTAAAAGAAGTGGCTCCTGATATCGGCTTGGCTACTATTTACAGAACACTTGATCTCTTCACTGAACTTGATTTGTTGAAACGTCTTGATTTTGGCGATGGTCGTAACCGTTACGAATTGAACGACGAAGAGTTTGCTCATTTCCACCATCATTTGATCTGCGTAAAATGTGGCAAAGTATCCGAGTTTGAAGATGATATGCTTGAAACACTAGAATCCATCATTGCTAAAAAATTGAACTTCCGCACTATCGACCATCAATTGAAAGTATATGGTTATTGCAGTGATTGCCAAAATCATATGACTGAAGCAGAGCTTGACAAATTAGAACGTATGGCTCATCACCATGCTTAA